In one Diabrotica virgifera virgifera chromosome 5, PGI_DIABVI_V3a genomic region, the following are encoded:
- the LOC114329742 gene encoding RNA exonuclease 5 isoform X2 gives MTGSSKRKFRLENKKKKMAALIDIVKLNEYDRNQKKKHLNVDENLSVPPVREPSPKRLKTEDSDEDQPTLTSEPPPLIGEGVKPKLEGEAFLELKRMLREKKQKLKNIPTIRLRELGENASLNVELDDRIPLFLSDLQHLVMYSQIGVHAPYLPSRWCALEKYNKLVNTNLIIIENASLYHYMGYESMFPFLSSTFEIKLEMITPGSYNSDIVKDLSMVPLTGTQMKKFTNSFGSLEKAVIKCEEVFDTVKNFFPIMDPEPSEDSTSAHRKLPKTDKFSRTDLLLSGWQMVEENFPLPIKGLMERKYQGYVLTKEKYKDVTSFSPMFAVDCEMCRTSTGDLELTRISCVNEKLEVFYDTLVKPDNEIIDYLTKWSGINKSMMKNVSKKLKDVQEDLQKALPPDAILIGQSLANDLHALKMMHPYIIDTSVIYNLMGDRTRKTKLQTLAREYLKEDIQVSRKGHCSSEDSLACMKLVQLRLRKHLFFGDAVMGGVKNDVRTYPEMGTAQYATSMLRQSVKVDKTANVVGVDELGSKYKFYVDKGEKVDVNNIHCVSGKSNKDVVQLFCDSIKNYSLNIAHLRLADNQLEGNNCKIFKNVDKWIKEIYERSVSPSLLMVLFAGQKEANGVCFLHVKKDGLA, from the exons ATGACAGGCTCTTCGAAAAGGAAATTTCGTTtggaaaataaaaagaaaaaaatggcgGCGTTAATAGATATTgttaaattaaatgaatatgatcGAAACCAGAAAAAGAAACATCTAAATGTTGATGAAAATCTTAGTGTGCCTCCAGTTAGGGAGCCGAGCCCCAAGCGATTGAAAACTGAAGATAGTGACGA AGACCAACCAACACTAACATCCGAGCCACCTCCCCTCATAGGCGAAGGCGTAAAACCAAAACTCGAAGGTGAAGCCTTTCTCGAATTAAAGAGAATGTTACGGGAAAAAAAGCAAAAACTAAAGAACATCCCCACAATCCGGCTTCGGGAGCTAGGAGAAAACGCCAGTTTGAACGTAGAACTGGACGACAGAATACCCCTCTTCTTGTCCGATCTCCAACACCTCGTCATGTATTCCCAGATAGGCGTCCACGCCCCTTACTTGCCTAGTAGATGGTGTGCTCTGGAGAAGTACAACAAGCTCGTAAATACCAATTTGATAATCATAGAAAATGCGTCGCTTTACCATTATATGGGGTATGAATCGATGTTCCCTTTTCTGAGTTCGACCTTTGAAATTAAACTGGAAATGATCACTCCTGGTTCGTATAATAGTGATATTGTTAAGGATTTATCGATGGTCCCACTTACTG GTACACAAATGAAGAAATTTACTAACAGTTTCGGTAGCCTCGAAAAAGCCGTTATAAAATGCGAAGAAGTTTTCGACACGGTTAAAAACTTCTTCCCCATAATGGACCCAGAACCTAGCGAAGATAGCACGTCAGCGCATAGGAAACTTCCCAAAACCGACAAGTTTTCCCGAACGGATTTGTTGCTCTCAGGTTGGCAAATGGTCGAAGAGAATTTCCCTCTTCCGATTAAAGGATTAATGGAACGAAAGTATCAGGGATACGTGTTAACCAAGGAAAAGTACAAAGATGTCACGTCGTTCAGTCCTATGTTTGCCGTCGATTGTGAAATGTGTCGGACCTCTACAG GTGATTTGGAATTGACTAGGATTTCTTGCGTGAACGAAAAGCTAGAAGTATTTTATGACACCTTGGTGAAACCCGACAACGAAATCATCGATTACTTAACAAAATGGTCCGGTATAAATAAGAGTATGATGAAAAACGTGTCTAAAAAACTGAAAGACGTCCAAGAAGATCTACAAAAAGCGCTACCACCGGATGCAATTCTAATAGGACAGTCGTTGGCCAATGATTTACACGCTCTTAAGATGATGCATCCCTATATTATAGACACAAG tgTAATCTACAACCTGATGGGAGACAGAACAAGAAAAACGAAACTCCAAACCTTGGCCCGTGAATATCTAAAGGAAGACATCCAAGTTAGTCGCAAAGGACATTGTTCGTCAGAAGACAGTTTAGCCTGCATGAAATTGGTCCAGTTGCGGTTAAGGAAACACTTATTTTTCGGAGATGCTGTGATGGGTGGCGTAAAGAACGACGTCAGAACGTACCCAGAGATGGGTACCGCTCAGTACGCCACGAGTATGTTGCGACAGTCGGTGAAAGTTGACAAGACTGCCAATGTAGTAGGAGTAGATGAACTAGGGTCGAAATATAAATTTTACGTGGACAAAGGAGAAAAAGTGGACGTCAATAACATTCACTGTGTGTCGGGGAAGTCGAATAAAGACGTGGTCCAGCTGTTCTGTGATTCAATCAAGAACTATTCGTTGAATATCGCTCATTTGCGATTAGCCGATAACCAATTGGAGGGAAATAATTGTAAGATATTTAAGAATGTGGATAAATGGATTAAGGAGATATACGAACGCAGTGTCTCGCCGAGTTTGCTGATGGTGTTGTTTGCGGGACAGAAGGAAGCCAATGGTGTTTGTTTTCTACACGTTAAGAAAGACGGACTGGCATGA
- the LOC114329742 gene encoding RNA exonuclease 5 isoform X1: MLVNFLKILLNVSVAVLNKYLIFFTVSYWYGKSMTGSSKRKFRLENKKKKMAALIDIVKLNEYDRNQKKKHLNVDENLSVPPVREPSPKRLKTEDSDEDQPTLTSEPPPLIGEGVKPKLEGEAFLELKRMLREKKQKLKNIPTIRLRELGENASLNVELDDRIPLFLSDLQHLVMYSQIGVHAPYLPSRWCALEKYNKLVNTNLIIIENASLYHYMGYESMFPFLSSTFEIKLEMITPGSYNSDIVKDLSMVPLTGTQMKKFTNSFGSLEKAVIKCEEVFDTVKNFFPIMDPEPSEDSTSAHRKLPKTDKFSRTDLLLSGWQMVEENFPLPIKGLMERKYQGYVLTKEKYKDVTSFSPMFAVDCEMCRTSTGDLELTRISCVNEKLEVFYDTLVKPDNEIIDYLTKWSGINKSMMKNVSKKLKDVQEDLQKALPPDAILIGQSLANDLHALKMMHPYIIDTSVIYNLMGDRTRKTKLQTLAREYLKEDIQVSRKGHCSSEDSLACMKLVQLRLRKHLFFGDAVMGGVKNDVRTYPEMGTAQYATSMLRQSVKVDKTANVVGVDELGSKYKFYVDKGEKVDVNNIHCVSGKSNKDVVQLFCDSIKNYSLNIAHLRLADNQLEGNNCKIFKNVDKWIKEIYERSVSPSLLMVLFAGQKEANGVCFLHVKKDGLA; encoded by the exons ATGctagtaaattttttaaaaattctattAAATGTATCGGTTGCAGTTTTAAACAAATATCTAATTTTCTTTACAGTGAG TTACTGGTATGGCAAAAGTATGACAGGCTCTTCGAAAAGGAAATTTCGTTtggaaaataaaaagaaaaaaatggcgGCGTTAATAGATATTgttaaattaaatgaatatgatcGAAACCAGAAAAAGAAACATCTAAATGTTGATGAAAATCTTAGTGTGCCTCCAGTTAGGGAGCCGAGCCCCAAGCGATTGAAAACTGAAGATAGTGACGA AGACCAACCAACACTAACATCCGAGCCACCTCCCCTCATAGGCGAAGGCGTAAAACCAAAACTCGAAGGTGAAGCCTTTCTCGAATTAAAGAGAATGTTACGGGAAAAAAAGCAAAAACTAAAGAACATCCCCACAATCCGGCTTCGGGAGCTAGGAGAAAACGCCAGTTTGAACGTAGAACTGGACGACAGAATACCCCTCTTCTTGTCCGATCTCCAACACCTCGTCATGTATTCCCAGATAGGCGTCCACGCCCCTTACTTGCCTAGTAGATGGTGTGCTCTGGAGAAGTACAACAAGCTCGTAAATACCAATTTGATAATCATAGAAAATGCGTCGCTTTACCATTATATGGGGTATGAATCGATGTTCCCTTTTCTGAGTTCGACCTTTGAAATTAAACTGGAAATGATCACTCCTGGTTCGTATAATAGTGATATTGTTAAGGATTTATCGATGGTCCCACTTACTG GTACACAAATGAAGAAATTTACTAACAGTTTCGGTAGCCTCGAAAAAGCCGTTATAAAATGCGAAGAAGTTTTCGACACGGTTAAAAACTTCTTCCCCATAATGGACCCAGAACCTAGCGAAGATAGCACGTCAGCGCATAGGAAACTTCCCAAAACCGACAAGTTTTCCCGAACGGATTTGTTGCTCTCAGGTTGGCAAATGGTCGAAGAGAATTTCCCTCTTCCGATTAAAGGATTAATGGAACGAAAGTATCAGGGATACGTGTTAACCAAGGAAAAGTACAAAGATGTCACGTCGTTCAGTCCTATGTTTGCCGTCGATTGTGAAATGTGTCGGACCTCTACAG GTGATTTGGAATTGACTAGGATTTCTTGCGTGAACGAAAAGCTAGAAGTATTTTATGACACCTTGGTGAAACCCGACAACGAAATCATCGATTACTTAACAAAATGGTCCGGTATAAATAAGAGTATGATGAAAAACGTGTCTAAAAAACTGAAAGACGTCCAAGAAGATCTACAAAAAGCGCTACCACCGGATGCAATTCTAATAGGACAGTCGTTGGCCAATGATTTACACGCTCTTAAGATGATGCATCCCTATATTATAGACACAAG tgTAATCTACAACCTGATGGGAGACAGAACAAGAAAAACGAAACTCCAAACCTTGGCCCGTGAATATCTAAAGGAAGACATCCAAGTTAGTCGCAAAGGACATTGTTCGTCAGAAGACAGTTTAGCCTGCATGAAATTGGTCCAGTTGCGGTTAAGGAAACACTTATTTTTCGGAGATGCTGTGATGGGTGGCGTAAAGAACGACGTCAGAACGTACCCAGAGATGGGTACCGCTCAGTACGCCACGAGTATGTTGCGACAGTCGGTGAAAGTTGACAAGACTGCCAATGTAGTAGGAGTAGATGAACTAGGGTCGAAATATAAATTTTACGTGGACAAAGGAGAAAAAGTGGACGTCAATAACATTCACTGTGTGTCGGGGAAGTCGAATAAAGACGTGGTCCAGCTGTTCTGTGATTCAATCAAGAACTATTCGTTGAATATCGCTCATTTGCGATTAGCCGATAACCAATTGGAGGGAAATAATTGTAAGATATTTAAGAATGTGGATAAATGGATTAAGGAGATATACGAACGCAGTGTCTCGCCGAGTTTGCTGATGGTGTTGTTTGCGGGACAGAAGGAAGCCAATGGTGTTTGTTTTCTACACGTTAAGAAAGACGGACTGGCATGA